The following are from one region of the Biomphalaria glabrata chromosome 4, xgBioGlab47.1, whole genome shotgun sequence genome:
- the LOC106071964 gene encoding neuferricin-like, producing MRGKLFLLSIAVAVAAYFFGPKCVKKFFQSALGQNETVDNVHIRIFTKDNLALYKGDNNGDVYLALAGYVFDVTKGRKHYGPGGGYEFFAGIDGSKAYVTGQFDKDGLTDDISELSPAEVLGLENWKAFYEKDYKLIGKVEGAFFDKDGKELPMMQLYKKKLKQALLEKDLIENDKKLFPPCNSEWSQNSGGRVWCSTRSGGVARDWVGVPRMFYSAGSSQPRCACIRTTGPPSHDPESTNHKNRGDLDNPNLNRYANCEEMSESCPLPQNN from the coding sequence ATGAGAGGAAAACTCTTCTTGTTGTCAATAGCTGTGGCAGTCGCTGCTTATTTTTTTGGACCGAAATgtgtaaaaaagttttttcaaaGCGCTTTAGGACAAAATGAAACAGTAGATAATGTGCACATaagaatatttacaaaagacAATCTTGCTTTGTACAAGGGAGACAATAATGGGGACGTCTATCTAGCATTAGCTGGTTATGTGTTCGACGTTACCAAGGGAAGAAAACATTATGGTCCTGGGGGAGGATACGAGTTTTTCGCAGGCATTGACGGGTCCAAGGCATATGTCACTGGTCAGTTTGATAAAGATGGCTTGACAGATGATATTTCAGAATTATCACCAGCAGAAGTGCTTGGTCTAGAGAACTGGAAAGCATTCTATGAAAAGGACTATAAGCTTATAGGCAAGGTTGAAGGGGCTTTTTTTGACAAAGATGGAAAAGAACTTCCTATGATGCAGTTGTACAAGAAGAAATTGAAACAAGCCTTACTAGAGAAAGACTTGATTGAAAATGATAAAAAGCTTTTCCCGCCGTGCAATTCTGAATGGAGCCAAAACAGCGGAGGGAGGGTGTGGTGTTCAACTCGAAGTGGTGGAGTTGCCAGAGACTGGGTTGGTGTACCTCGAATGTTCTACTCAGCAGGAAGCTCTCAGCCAAGATGCGCCTGCATTCGAACCACAGGCCCACCTTCTCATGACCCAGAGAGTACTAATCACAAAAACAGAGGAGATCTTGATAATCCTAATTTAAATCGCTATGCTAATTGTGAAGAAATGTCAGAGTCTTGTCCACTTcctcaaaacaattaa
- the LOC106071973 gene encoding heat shock 70 kDa protein 14-like, whose translation MAAFGLHLGTCSTCIAVYRDGKTNVIANDLGDRVTPAVVAFTDHEISVGAAAKQEIIRNATNTILHVKRLVGCKFEDPQVKEYMETASVKVVKDNDKPVFEVEQKGKSVKFTTQQIMELIYKKLLETAQSHGGSGIQDAVLAVPSDFNMEQRSIVSEVAKKAGFNILRVINEPSAALLAFDVGQLDQTERFKCLVYRLGGTSHDAVVYDVEQGMYRIIAKVSDSQFGGDKFTDVLQGFLTSEFNRQFRCNMSENKRSVIKLGLAAERCKHALTTMITAQCAVDSLFEGCDFHYNMSRARFDSLCMPLITKCTSLIDQAVTQAGCAKEDISKIIICGGGAKPPVVKKIIADFLPSSSLLNNIPEDEIIAIGAAKEAALLVGGNNATNVGIDAAASTVNFKILPKSVCIKAKKDELEVVIPQHSLAPCRRQHTLTLDAHQRAVVLEIYETDEPVQLETARLLAKLVLRDVQPGSTIKSNFHLRREGDLHVTCQEVTSEKVESVTITCH comes from the exons ATGGCAGCGTTTGGATTACATTTGGGCACGTGTTCTACTTGCATTGCTGTTTACAGG GATGGAAAAACCAATGTCATAGCAAATGATCTTGGAGACAGAGTAACTCCTGCAGTTGTTGCTTTTACAGATCATGAAatt TCTGTCGGAGCAGCAGCTAAACAAGAAATCATTCGCAATGCCACGAACACAATCTTACATGTGAAACGTCTTGTTGGGTGTAAATTTGAAGATCCTCAGGTCAAAGAGTATATGGAGACAGCCAGTGTTAAG GTTGTCAAAGACAATGACAAGCCAGTATTTGAAGTTGAACAGAAAGGAAAGTCTGTCAAGTTCACAACACAACAGATTATGGAACTCATCTATAAAAAACTGCTGG aaaCTGCTCAAAGTCATGGAGGAAGTGGTATACAAGATGCTGTATTAGCTGTACCATCTGATTTCAACATGGAGCAGAGAAGTATAGTTAG TGAAGTTGCTAAAAAGGCTGGATTCAATATACTCCGTGTGATCAATGAACCTTCAGCAGCCTTGTTAGCTTTTGATGTTGGACAACTAGATCAAACAGAGCGCTt TAAATGCCTAGTTTATCGCCTGGGAGGCACATCCCATGATGCTGTGGTGTATGACGTGGAGCAGGGCATGTACAGAATAATTGCGAAAGTGTCAGACAGTCAGTTTGGTGGAGATAAGTTTACGGATGTATTACAAGGCTTCCTAACATCTGAGTTTAACAG aCAGTTTCGCTGCAATATGTCGGAGAACAAGAGGTCGGTCATTAAACTGGGTCTGGCTGCAGAGCGCTGCAAGCATGCTTTGACCACCATGATCACTGCCCAGTGTGCTGTGGACTCGTTATTTGAGGGATGTGACTTTCATTACAACATGTCCAG ggCTAGATTTGACAGTTTGTGTATGCCTCTAATTACTAAATGTACCAGTCTAATAGATCAAGCCGTAACCCAGGCTGGGTGCGCAAAGGAAGACATTTCAAAA atCATCATTTGTGGTGGTGGAGCCAAGCCTCCAgtggtaaaaaaaatcattgctgATTTTCTTCCATCTTCGTCCTTGTTAAATAATATCCCAGAGGATGAAATTATTGCTATTGGGGCAGCCAAAGAG GCTGCCTTGTTAGTTGGTGGAAACAATGCGACCAATGTGGGTATTGATGCTGCTGCCTCCACCGTCAACTTTAAAATTTTACCCAAGTCTGTGTGCATAAAG gccAAGAAAGACGAGCTGGAAGTTGTTATACCACAACATAGTCTTGCTCCTTGTCGTAGGCAGCACACGCTGACTCTCGATGCTCACCAGAGGGCAGTGGTTCTTGAAATTTATGAGACAGACGAACCAGTTCAGTTAGAGACTGCTAGACTATTAGCCAAg TTGGTCTTGAGAGATGTACAGCCTGGCTCTACAATCAAATCTAACTTTCATCTAAGAAG AGAAGGTGACCTTCATGTGACATGCCAAGAAGTGACATCTGAGAAGGTTGAAAGTGTGACCATCACATGTCACTAA